The region CCAGCGTGAAGGCGAACGCGTCGAAGGGCAGCCCGAGTCCCAGGCCGCGGGCCTTGGAGTAGGCCTCCTTGAGGGTCCACACGCGCAGCGCGCGCCGGTCGCGGGCCGGGCCGGCGGCGGCGCGCGCGACCCATTCCCGCTCCGGGGCGGCGAAGGTGCGCACGATGGTGGTGATGGCCCGCTCGTCCCGGTCCTCCAGCCGTTCCACGTCCACGCCGATACGGTGCCGGCGCACGATGCCCAGCAGGCTGTAGCCGCCCGCGTGGGAGAGGTTGAAGTCCAGCTGGGAGCCGCCGCGCGGCCCTCCCGCGGCGGCGGGCCGCAAGAAGGGCCGTCCCCGCGCGGAACGCCAGATGACCAGCTCCGCCTCGGCCAGGCCCGCCTCCAGCGCCAGCGCGCGCCGCACCAGGGTGTGGGCCAGGAGGTACTGGCGCCGGTCGCGTTCGAACAGGAAGCGGCTCGCGGTCTTCTGCTCCTGCGCGTCCAGCCAGTGCGTGGCGAGCAGGAGCGCGACCTCGGGCGGCAGGCCGTCGTTGGGACACAGCCACAGCTTGACCGGCTCCCCGCCCCCCGCACCAGGAGCGGGGACGGCCCCGGGTCCGGGGGCAGGTTCGGGGGCGGGGGTGGCCGGGGGTGCGGGGCGGGGGGTCACTGCGGTGCTCCGTCCGTGCCGGGGCCGGGCTCCAGCGGGCGGGGCCGCAGCACGGTGGCGGGCAGCTCGACGGCGGCCGGGCCGGGATGCGCGGGCAGTACGGCGCAGACGTCGGCCCCGGCCAGCCACAGCCGTGTCAGCTGCTCCAGGCGGCCGCCCTGCCACAGGGCGGCCACATAGGCGCGGGTCTCCTCGAGTCCCTCGATCAGCGGCGGGCCCGCGGCGCCGCGCAGGTCGGCGCTGCGCACGCCCGCCGGGCCCGTGCCCGGGCCGGGGTGCGCGGCGAAGCCGGCCAGCGCGTCGGTCAGTTCGGCGACCGTGCGGACGGTCACCGCCAGACGGCAGCGCAACACCGCCCGCCCCAGGCGCAGTTCGTGCGCGAGTGCGGCGAGATCCGGGGCCGCCGGGGCGCCGTCCCGGCCGCCGCCGTCGGACAGGCGGGCCGCGAGCCGGCCGGCGGTGGCCGCCAGGTGCGCGGGCGTCGCGGCGGACAGCAGCACCAGTTCTGCGGGACGCGTGCCCGGCGGCGGGCCCGTGCGGGCCGGGGCGCGGGGGACGGCGGGCGCCTCCTCCACGACCAGCACCACACCCACATCCACACCGTCCGTGCCCTCGACGCCCTCCACGCCGTCCGCAGCGTCTGCCGCATCCCCTGCGTCTGCGGGGCCTGCGGCGTCTACGGCGTCCGTGGGGTCTACGGGAACTGCGGGGGCTGCGGGGGCTGCGGGTCCCGGCACGCTGACCAGCGCCCTGCGGGGCAGCACGGTGCCGTCGTCGCGGCGGGCCGGCTCCCAGGCGGCGGGCGCGGGGCGGTCCGGGCCGGCCAGCAGCACGGCATGGCGCAGCTGCCCCACGGCGCGGACCAGGGCCGCCGCCCCGGTCACCGCCCCGGCATCACCCACCAGCGCCGCCACCGTCCGGGAACTCTCCTCCAGAGCGACCCCCACAGCCTCCAGGCCGGCGTCCGGCACCTCCGACTGCGCGCCGGAGTCCGGGCCTTGCGGGCCGGACTCCGGAGCCTGCGGGCCCGTGTCCGGGGGCCGCAGGCCGGCCGCGGCCAGCGCCCGGCCGACCAGCCGGCCGTGCTGCGGGCCGGGGGCGGCGCGGCCCGGGTGGCCGACCGCGCTGGAGCGGATCACGGCGTGCACGCGGTCGCCGTCGGCACGGGCCGCGGCCAGCGGCTTGAGCAGCACGGCCGCCACCCCCTCACCGGCGCCGGGCCGCTGGCACGCCGGATGCAGGCGCAGCTCGACCGCGCCGACCAGCGCCGCGGCGCACTCGCCCGCGCGCAGCGCACCGAGCGCGAGGTGCAGCGCGGTCAGGAAGGAGGAGTCACCGCTGTCCACGCTCAGACTGGGCCCGCGCAGGTCGAGCAGCCGCGACAGCCGCGCGGCCGGCCCGGGCCGGGAAGCCGGAGGGGCGGTGTGCCGGTGCCCGGCGGGCGGCAGCGCACCGCCGGCCGGGCCGAGCGCGGCATACACCCCCACGCTGCGCGCCGTGCCGTCGGGAGCGGTGAGCCGCTCCAGACGCGCTCCGGCGTATCCGGCGCTCTCCAGCGTCTGCCACGCGCTCTGCGCCAGCAGCCGCTCTTGCAGGTCCAGCCCCGCCGCCTCCCGGGCACCGAGCCCGAACAGGTCCGGGTCGAACTCCTCCACACCGTCCAGGAAATGCCCCCGCCAGCCCGCACACGCCGACCGGCGCCCGCCCGGGAGCGCGGCCTCGGCGATCCGCCCCTGCAGCCCGTTGCGCCAGAACGCCTCCAGATCCCCCGCCTGCGGGAAACGGCCCTGGATCCCCACGACCGCACACGGCACACCGGCCCCGTCGCCGACACCAACACCGGTACCGGGAACAGGGCCGGGGACGGGGACGGGCGGCGGCTCACGGTCCGCCGCCACCGGCAGGGCCACGACCGGCAGGGCCACGACCGGCGGGGCCACGGCCGGCGACGTGCCGGCCAGCAGGGCCACGGCGTGCTCACGCCGCAGGGTGCCGCCCTTGAACCGCGTCAGGATCTCCCGGGTGTCCATCCTCGTGCGCCCTTCGTCTGGGACGGTCCGTCAGGCGGAGCGGGCCGCCAGCAGGGCGGCCGCCTCGTCGATGCTGAGCACCTCGTCACGTACCGCGTCGAGCAGCGCGTCCAGATCGACCCCCGCCGGCGGAACCTGGGCGCCGCCCGGCGCCGGGCCCGCCGGGGAGGGCCCCGCCTGCCCGGCCGGGACGGCAAAAGCCGCGCCGAAGCGGCCCGGCGCGGGCGTGTGGTGCGCTGCCCGCGCGCTGACGTACGCCGCCATGGCCCCGAGGTCGGGCTGGTCGTAGAGCAGGTCGGCCTGCTCGCTGAGCCCGTAGGTGCGGTTGATGCCGGCCAGGAACTCCGCGGCCAGGATCGAGTCCAGCCCCAGCGCCGCGAACGGCGCGCTCACGTCGATGTCCCCCGGCCCGCAGTGCAGGATCCCGGCGAGCTGCTCCCGCAGCGTGTCGGTGACCGCCTCCACAGCCACCTCAGCCACATCCGTATCCACGGCCGTGGCCGTGGCCGTGGCCACGTCTGCCTCCGTGACTGTGGCTGTGTCCGTGTCCGTGTCTGTGGGTGTGGGTGTGGGTGTGGGTGTGGCGGGGCGGGGGGTGCCGAGTTCGGCCGCGACGTGCCGGGCCAGTGCCTGGGGCGTCGGGTGCTCATACAGTGCGGTGGCCGCGATCCGGGTGCCGTAGCGGGCGTTGAGCGCCGCGACGAACTCGACCGACAGCATCGAGTCCAGGCCCAGCAGCCGGAAGGGCTCCTGCGCGTCGAGCGTCTGCGGCTCGATGCGCATCATGCCCGCCAGCACCGCGGTGAGCTCGGCGAGCACGTCGGCCACGGGCGTCGGCGAGGCCGCGGGCGGCTGAGGGACGGATGTCATGGTGGGCGTCTCCAAGGGTCGTATCCCGGGTGGCCGTTGTGGCATTGTGGGCGCCGCCGGCACCCCGCCACATCCCCGGCCGTGGTGATCTGCGCCGGCGGTGACTGGCTCCCGGGAACCAGCCGCCGCCGCGGCCCTCCGCCCAAAGAATGAGCCGCCCTGCGAAGGCCGCCCTGCGCGGGTCCGCGGCGTGTCAGCGCACCCGCGCGGGTGCGGGTGCGGGCGGGCCCGCGCCGTCGGCGGGGGCGGGCGCCGGTGCCGCCTCCGGCGCCGCGGTCTGGATGGAGTGCTGCAGCCGCCGCAGCCGCGGCGAGGGCTCCAGGCCCAGGTCCGCATCGAGGGTGGCGCGCAGCTGGTGGTAGACGCTGAGCGACTCGCTGCGCCGCCCCGAGCGGTGCAGGGCCAGCATGAACTGCGCGTGCAGATTCTCGTGGGTGCGGTAACGGCTGGTCAGCACGGTCAGTTCGGGCAGCAGTTCGCGGTGGCGGCCCAGCCGCAGATCGGCCTCGATGCGCTGGTCCAGCGCGCACAGCCGGCTCTCCTCCAGCCGCCGGGCCTCCATCGCCAGCTGCGCCCCCCTCTGGACGTCGGCGAACGCGGTCCCCGTCCACAGCGCCAGCGCCCGGCCCAGGGTGCGGGCCGCCTCGGCGAAGGCGCCCTGGTCCATGGCCCGGTAGCCCTCCCCCGCGAGCCGCTCGAAGGCGCGCACGTCACTGCTGCCGCCGCCGGAGGCGAGCAGATAGCCGCCCGGCAGGGTCATCAGGACGTCCTTGGCGGCGGCCCGGTCGTCCCCCAGCGCCTGCGCGAGGAGCTCGCGCAGCTGCAGCACGTACGTCTGCAGCGTGGTGCGGGCGCTGCGCGGCGGGGCCGCGCCCCACAGCTCCTCGGTGAGGGCCGCGACCGGCACCACCTGGTCGGCGTGGAGCGCCAGCAGAGCCAGGACCTGCCGCGGTTTCGGCGCGGTCGGGGTGATGGACACCCCGTTCTCCCGCACCGCCAGTGCGCCCAGTACGTCGATGTCCACGCCGTCTCCCCTGGTCGGTGTGCCGTGCCGCACCCACGATTACAAAACAGCACGTCCGGTCTGTCAATACTAGACCGTTCGTGCTGTTTCTATCGGGTGACGGACCGGCGGCGGACGGGCGGCAGGCCGCCGGGGCGCCGGAATCCCCCGGTCCGCGCCCTCCGGGGAGGGGCCGGGCCCCGGCTCCGCCCGCCGCACCCGGCGGCCCGCAAAGCAGACCGCCGGGTCTGCTCCCGGCACGGGAAGGGGCGGAAGGGGGGCGGAAAGGGGAAGTCCGGGGCGGGGAAGTCCGGGGCGGGACGGGGGCGGGGGCGGGGGTTACTGCGGGGGGTTGCCGTGTTTGCGGGAGGGCAGGTCGGCGTGTTTGGCGTGCAGCATGGCCAGGGAGCGGATGAGGACCTCGCGGGTGGCGGCGGGGTCGATGACGTCGTCGACCAGGCCGCGTTCGGCGGCGTAGTAGGGGTGCATGAGTTCGGCCTTGTACTCCTTGACCATGCGGGCGCGCATGGCCTCGGGGTCGGCGGCCTGGGCGATCTGCCGGCGGAAGATGACGCCTGCCGCGCCTGCCGCGCCCATCACGGCGATCTCGTTGGTGGGCCAGGCGTAGGTGAGGTCGGCGCCGATGGACTGGGAGTCCATGACGATGTAGGCGCCGCCGTAGGCCTTGCGCAGGATGAGCGAGATCCGCGGCACGGTCGCGTTGCAGTACGCGTACAGCAGTTTGGCGCCGTGCCGGATGATCCCGCCGTGCTCCTGGTCGACCCCGGGCAGGAATCCGGGCACGTCCAGCAGGGTGACGATCGGGATGTTGAAGGCGTCGCACATCTGCACGAACCGGGCGGCCTTCTCGGAGGCCTCGATGTCCAGCACGCCGGCCAGGGTCTGCGGCTGGTTGGCGACGATGCCCACCACCTGGCCGTCCAGGCGGGCCAGCGCGCAGATGATGTTGCGGGCCCAGCGTTCGTGGACCTCCAGGCAGTCGCCGTCGTCGACGATCTCCTCGATGACCTTCGCCATGTCGTAGGGGCGGTTGCCGTCCGCGGGGACCAGGTCCAGGAGGGACTCGCCGCGCCGTCCGGGCGGGTCGTGGGGGGTGGTGTGCGGGGGGTTCTCGCGGTTGTTCTGCGGGAGCATCGACAGGAGGTAGCGGACCTCGGCGAGGCAGGTCTCCTCGTCGTCGTAGGCGAAGTGCGCCACGCCGGAGGTCTCCGCGTGGACGTCGGCGCCGCCGAGCCCGTTCTGGGTGATCTCCTCGCCGGTGACCGCCTTGACGACGTCGGGGCCGGTGATGAACATCTGCGAGGTCTCGCGGACCATGAACACGAAGTCCGTCAGCGCGGGACTGTAGGCGGCGCCGCCCGCGCACGGGCCGAGCATCACCGAGATCTGCGGGATGACGCCCGACGCCTTCGTGTTGCGCTGGAAGATGCCGCCGTAGCCGGCGAGCGCACTCACGCCCTCCTGGATGCGGGCGCCCGCACCGTCGTTGAGGGAGACCAGCGGCGCGCCGGCCGCGATGGCCATGTCCATGATCTTGTGGATCTTCGTGGCGTGCGCCTCGCCCAGCGCACCGCCGAAGATACGGAAGTCGTGCGCGTAGACGAAGACCGTACGGCCCTCCACCGTGCCCCAGCCGGTGACGACACCGTCGGTGTACGGCTTCCTGGCCTCCAGGCCGAACCCGGTCGCCCGGTGCCGGCGCAACTGCTCGACCTCCTGGAAGCTGCCTTCGTCCAGCAGCAGGGCGATGCGCTCCCGGGCGGTCAGCTTGCCCTTGGCGTGCTGCGCCTCGGTCGCCTTCTCGCTGGGTCCTCGCAGCGCCGCCTCGCGGATCGCGTGCAGTTCGGCCACGCGCCCGCGGATGTCGGCCGGGGCCGGGCCCTGGGCGGGGGTGGGGGCGGGGCCCTGGGTACGGGCGGGGGCGGTGGTCAATGCCATGTCAGGTCCCTTTCTGGGGCGGGTAGTTCCGCATCACCGCCGGGCCCGGTGGGTGCGGGGGCGGTGTCACTGCCAGCTGCGCGGGGCCCGGCGGGTGCGGGGCCGCCACCAGCGGGAGCCGTTGACCGGCCTGCCCCGGCCGGGGAACGCGCCGCCCGCGCGCAGCGCGAGCAGCACCACGGTGAGTGCGGCCAGTTCCTCGTCGCTGGCCTGCCCGCGCTCCACGCGCAGGACGGGCTCGTGGTGCTCCGGCGTGCCCATACCCCCTCCTCCGGTCGTGGGGACACCGTCGGCCACCGGGCTCAAGAACCGCTCTCACTGCGCTCGAAGAGCACTGCACACGGCGGGGCAAAGGCGCGTGAGGGGGTGTGTGCGGGGGCGGGGGTTCTTAACTGCTGTGGGCTTCGTCGTCGAATCTCAGTGTTTCTCAACTTCCGTTGATGGCAGGGGTGTTGTCGGTGGTGGCCGGTAGCCTGACCGGGTGATCGTCAGGCATGCCTACCGGTTTGCACTGGACCCGACGCCTGGTCAGGCCGGGGCGCTGCTGCGGCATGCCGGTGCGGCCCGGGTGGCGTTCAACTGGGGTATTACGCAGGTGAAAGCGAACCTCGGGCAGCGGGAGGCGGAACGGTCCTACGGCATGGCCGAGGCCGATCTGACGCCGTCGTTCGGCTGGTCGATGTATTCCCTGCGCAAGGCCTGGAACACAGCGAAGAGGGAGGTGGCGCCATGGTGGGCGGAGTGCTCGAAGGAGGCGTACGCCACCGGGCTGGATCAGCTCGCCCGGGCCTTGGAGAACTGGTCCGGTTCCAAGCGCGGCAAGCGCAAGGGCCCGCGGATGGGCTTTCCCCGCTACAAGTCGAAGCGGAAGACCACGCCGTCGGCTTCGTTCACCACCGGCACGATCCGCTTGGAAGACGACCGCAGGCATGTCACGCTCCCGGTCCTGGGAACGATCAGGACGCATGAGTCCACACGCAAGCTGCACCGCCGGATCGCGGCCGGCACGGCGGTGGTGAAGTCGGCGACCGTCCGCCGCGAGGCGGGCCGCTGGTTCGTGTCCTTCACCTGCGAAGTCGAGCGCACCGACCGTACCCCGTCCCGAGCGGATACGGTGATCGGCGTCGACCTGGGCATCAAGCACCTCGCGGTGTTCTCCGACGGCCGCCCGACCGCCGAGAACCCCAGACACTACGACACCGCGCGCCGCAAGCTCGGCCGCCTGTCCCGTACGGCCGCCCGCCGTCTGGGCCCTGACCGGCGCACCGGGCAGCAGCCTTCGAAGCGTTGGCAGCGCGCGGATGCGGCCCGCAACCGGGTGCACTGCCGCACCGCGAACCTGCGGCGGGACGCGCTCCACAAGCTCACCACCCCCCTGGCCCGCGAGTACGGCACGATCGTGGTGGAAGACCTCAACGTCTCGGGAATGCTCAAGAACCGCAGACTCGCCCGCGTCGTGGCCGACGCCGGATTCGGCGAGATCCGGCGTCAACTCGCCTACAAAACCCGGTGGAACGGCGGAACGCTCGAAGTGGCGGACCGCTGGTTCCCCAGCAGCAAGACGTGTTCCGGATGCCAGGCAGTGACACCCAAACTGCCTCTCCGGATACGGATGTACGCATGCGACCACTGCGGACTCGTCCTCGACCGGGATGAGAACGCGGCACTGAACCTCGCCGCGCTCGTGAAGCGGCACGTCGCCGGGAGTGGCCCGGAGACAGAAAACGGACGTGGAGCCGACCGTAAGACCCCGTCCTGCGGGGCCGGTGGCATTGAAGCGTCTACCCCGCATTGATACCTCCTGGTAGCGAGTGAGACGGGGACCTTCGCCCAGCAACGGGCGAATCACCGATTCGCAGAAACTCGGTGAACGGGAAACGCTTCGGCCAGCTGCCGCCCGTGCGGGCGGGCGGGCGGAGGGGGCGGCGGGGCCGGGTGGCGGCGCGGGCGGCGCGCGGTGCGGCGCGTATGCGGCGGGGCGGGGACATGGTGTCTTGACTGCGCCGGTGGCGGTGATTACGGATCCGGCCGGCCCCGCGCCGGCGCGCGGGAAAGAGGGACGACGGTAGCCGTGTGGAGTGCGGCGACAGCGGAATCAGGAGTTCTCTTCGAGCGGCCGTACACACGTTCTCCAGCGCGCCGAACGCCGTACGCGGCACCGGACTTGGAAGTCCGCTCGAGAACGGATCCAGGAAAACGCTGGACGGGGACGGCCGCGGCTAGCGTGAGCGGCGGCGCGGATTTCCGGCCAACAAAGTGGAACGGGACAAGGAGCTCGACGACATACGGAATGCGGAATACGGAGGAGACCGTGAGGATTCAGGTTCTGGGTCCGTTGAGTGCCGAGGTCAACGGGGGATCCATCGTTCCGAGCGCGGGCAAGCCGCGGCAGATCCTGTCGCTGCTGGCGTTGTATCCCGGGCGGGTGATGCCCGTCCCGACCCTCATGGAGGAGATCTGGGCGACACAGCCGCCGCAGAGCGCGCTGACCACGCTGCAGACCTACATCCTGCAGCTGCGCCGGCGGCTGGGCACCGCGATGGGGCCCGGTGCGCCGGGCGGCGCCAAGGAGGTGCTGGCCACCCGGCACGGCGGCTATCTGCTGCAGATCCCGCCCGACTGCGTCGACGTGCACCAGTACGACCGGCTGACGAGGGAGGGCCAGGCCGCTTTCGAGAGCGGTGACGACGAGGTGTCCGCCGCCCGTTTCAAGGCGGCCCTGGGCCTGTGGCAGGGCCCCGCCCTGGTCGACGTACGGCTGGGGCCGGTCCTGGAGATCGAGGTGGTGCGGCTGGAGGAGAGCCGGCTGGTCACCGTGGAACGGCGCATCGACGCCGACCTGCGGCTGGGCCGGCACGCCGAACTCATCGCCGAGCTCATCGAACTGACCGCCCGTCACCCCCAGCACGAGGGACTGCACTCCCAGGCCATGGTGGCGCTCTACCGCTCCGGCCGGCAGGCCTCCGCGCTGGAGGTCTACCGCCGGCTGCGGGTGCGGCTGATCGAGGACCTGGGCGTGGAACCCTCCCCCCAGCTGCAACGCCTCCACCAGGCCGTCCTGACCGTCGACCCCCAGCTGGACGTCCTCGCGGGCCCGCGCCACAGCTCCACCTACGACCTGTTCACGGCCTGACAGACCCGCCCCCCGCCCCCGCAGCGAGTCGCGGCGGGGGCGGGCAGCGGCGGGAGGGATACTGCGGGCCGGCGGCGGACGGCGGCGGCCCGTCCGCCGCTGCGGCTGCGGGCCGGACCGGGCCCGGTCCGCCTCAGCGGCGGTGGCGCCCGGCCGCGGGGCTGCCAGCGCGGTGGCAGCCGGCCGCCGGGCGGCCCTCTCGAAACGTCGTCAGCACGCCCCGAACGACCAGAAGTGGTTATGCCGATGACAAGCAGCAGCGCATGCCGATGAGTTCTGACATCGGTTCATGCTCCGTGAGCGCGAGCATGTCGGTGAGTTTTGACACCGCTTCGACGCGGGTCAAAAGTGCGTGGCGATCCCGAAGACGCGGCGAAGTTCTGCCATGTCGTGCCGGTCACGTTCCGTTGGTTCGTATCCCTGATGGAAGTAGACCTGCTGCTTCGGCGGACAAGCACGGGATGGGCGTCCCCTGGATGGTGCCCGTCACGAAGCAGGAGGAGGGATAGACGAAGGGACGTTGCGGTTCGGGTGACGCCTGCACTGCTGAGCCGTCATCACTGAAGACCAGCGGATGAAGGTCGATCTCCCGGCCGTCCGGAGCCTTCACGACGAATCGGATGGGTCTCCAGTTCAGGCTCTCCACGAAGCCTCCCGCGGAGAGGGCCGCCAGCACGGCGGCTTCCTGGTCTTGCCGGTGCATCAGGTCCAGG is a window of Streptomyces sp. NBC_00271 DNA encoding:
- a CDS encoding 4'-phosphopantetheinyl transferase family protein — translated: MTPRPAPPATPAPEPAPGPGAVPAPGAGGGEPVKLWLCPNDGLPPEVALLLATHWLDAQEQKTASRFLFERDRRQYLLAHTLVRRALALEAGLAEAELVIWRSARGRPFLRPAAAGGPRGGSQLDFNLSHAGGYSLLGIVRRHRIGVDVERLEDRDERAITTIVRTFAAPEREWVARAAAGPARDRRALRVWTLKEAYSKARGLGLGLPFDAFAFTLDDERGVRAFTPPADDTARPWRFVELEPVPDVLVAVAVPADEAQDPVLHLGYGFPWSRAALRSFPLPRPVGGHPSALPA
- a CDS encoding beta-ketoacyl [acyl carrier protein] synthase domain-containing protein, giving the protein MDTREILTRFKGGTLRREHAVALLAGTSPAVAPPVVALPVVALPVAADREPPPVPVPGPVPGTGVGVGDGAGVPCAVVGIQGRFPQAGDLEAFWRNGLQGRIAEAALPGGRRSACAGWRGHFLDGVEEFDPDLFGLGAREAAGLDLQERLLAQSAWQTLESAGYAGARLERLTAPDGTARSVGVYAALGPAGGALPPAGHRHTAPPASRPGPAARLSRLLDLRGPSLSVDSGDSSFLTALHLALGALRAGECAAALVGAVELRLHPACQRPGAGEGVAAVLLKPLAAARADGDRVHAVIRSSAVGHPGRAAPGPQHGRLVGRALAAAGLRPPDTGPQAPESGPQGPDSGAQSEVPDAGLEAVGVALEESSRTVAALVGDAGAVTGAAALVRAVGQLRHAVLLAGPDRPAPAAWEPARRDDGTVLPRRALVSVPGPAAPAAPAVPVDPTDAVDAAGPADAGDAADAADGVEGVEGTDGVDVGVVLVVEEAPAVPRAPARTGPPPGTRPAELVLLSAATPAHLAATAGRLAARLSDGGGRDGAPAAPDLAALAHELRLGRAVLRCRLAVTVRTVAELTDALAGFAAHPGPGTGPAGVRSADLRGAAGPPLIEGLEETRAYVAALWQGGRLEQLTRLWLAGADVCAVLPAHPGPAAVELPATVLRPRPLEPGPGTDGAPQ
- a CDS encoding phosphopantetheine-binding protein translates to MTSVPQPPAASPTPVADVLAELTAVLAGMMRIEPQTLDAQEPFRLLGLDSMLSVEFVAALNARYGTRIAATALYEHPTPQALARHVAAELGTPRPATPTPTPTPTDTDTDTATVTEADVATATATAVDTDVAEVAVEAVTDTLREQLAGILHCGPGDIDVSAPFAALGLDSILAAEFLAGINRTYGLSEQADLLYDQPDLGAMAAYVSARAAHHTPAPGRFGAAFAVPAGQAGPSPAGPAPGGAQVPPAGVDLDALLDAVRDEVLSIDEAAALLAARSA
- a CDS encoding AfsR/SARP family transcriptional regulator; protein product: MDIDVLGALAVRENGVSITPTAPKPRQVLALLALHADQVVPVAALTEELWGAAPPRSARTTLQTYVLQLRELLAQALGDDRAAAKDVLMTLPGGYLLASGGGSSDVRAFERLAGEGYRAMDQGAFAEAARTLGRALALWTGTAFADVQRGAQLAMEARRLEESRLCALDQRIEADLRLGRHRELLPELTVLTSRYRTHENLHAQFMLALHRSGRRSESLSVYHQLRATLDADLGLEPSPRLRRLQHSIQTAAPEAAPAPAPADGAGPPAPAPARVR
- a CDS encoding acyl-CoA carboxylase subunit beta; protein product: MALTTAPARTQGPAPTPAQGPAPADIRGRVAELHAIREAALRGPSEKATEAQHAKGKLTARERIALLLDEGSFQEVEQLRRHRATGFGLEARKPYTDGVVTGWGTVEGRTVFVYAHDFRIFGGALGEAHATKIHKIMDMAIAAGAPLVSLNDGAGARIQEGVSALAGYGGIFQRNTKASGVIPQISVMLGPCAGGAAYSPALTDFVFMVRETSQMFITGPDVVKAVTGEEITQNGLGGADVHAETSGVAHFAYDDEETCLAEVRYLLSMLPQNNRENPPHTTPHDPPGRRGESLLDLVPADGNRPYDMAKVIEEIVDDGDCLEVHERWARNIICALARLDGQVVGIVANQPQTLAGVLDIEASEKAARFVQMCDAFNIPIVTLLDVPGFLPGVDQEHGGIIRHGAKLLYAYCNATVPRISLILRKAYGGAYIVMDSQSIGADLTYAWPTNEIAVMGAAGAAGVIFRRQIAQAADPEAMRARMVKEYKAELMHPYYAAERGLVDDVIDPAATREVLIRSLAMLHAKHADLPSRKHGNPPQ
- a CDS encoding acyl-CoA carboxylase subunit epsilon codes for the protein MGTPEHHEPVLRVERGQASDEELAALTVVLLALRAGGAFPGRGRPVNGSRWWRPRTRRAPRSWQ
- the tnpB gene encoding IS607 family element RNA-guided endonuclease TnpB, which gives rise to MIVRHAYRFALDPTPGQAGALLRHAGAARVAFNWGITQVKANLGQREAERSYGMAEADLTPSFGWSMYSLRKAWNTAKREVAPWWAECSKEAYATGLDQLARALENWSGSKRGKRKGPRMGFPRYKSKRKTTPSASFTTGTIRLEDDRRHVTLPVLGTIRTHESTRKLHRRIAAGTAVVKSATVRREAGRWFVSFTCEVERTDRTPSRADTVIGVDLGIKHLAVFSDGRPTAENPRHYDTARRKLGRLSRTAARRLGPDRRTGQQPSKRWQRADAARNRVHCRTANLRRDALHKLTTPLAREYGTIVVEDLNVSGMLKNRRLARVVADAGFGEIRRQLAYKTRWNGGTLEVADRWFPSSKTCSGCQAVTPKLPLRIRMYACDHCGLVLDRDENAALNLAALVKRHVAGSGPETENGRGADRKTPSCGAGGIEASTPH
- a CDS encoding AfsR/SARP family transcriptional regulator, translated to MRIQVLGPLSAEVNGGSIVPSAGKPRQILSLLALYPGRVMPVPTLMEEIWATQPPQSALTTLQTYILQLRRRLGTAMGPGAPGGAKEVLATRHGGYLLQIPPDCVDVHQYDRLTREGQAAFESGDDEVSAARFKAALGLWQGPALVDVRLGPVLEIEVVRLEESRLVTVERRIDADLRLGRHAELIAELIELTARHPQHEGLHSQAMVALYRSGRQASALEVYRRLRVRLIEDLGVEPSPQLQRLHQAVLTVDPQLDVLAGPRHSSTYDLFTA